The sequence TATGAACAGGCGGAATAGGTATATTTTGGAAAAATGAATTTTCTTTAAGAGCTTCAAGGGTCACTGGTTCAAGATCATCCCAACTGTTGACAAATATTCCGGCGGCCAATGGTATTCTGCTGACGTGAAGTAAATACCATTTGTACTCATCGTTTTTCCTGTCTTTTACCTGTAGAGACAAATTCAGAATTTAAAACTCTTTATTCGTTAAATTTATCATACATTTGAAATTAGGAGTTCATATTAAGTTTTGTAGACTATTGATGTAAGTGTTTTACACCATCAAATATTTAAGTTAATCTACAACAAGGATAACTTTTCATAAGAATCCTAATGAGATAACCttaaaaatagagtaataaataGTAACATGTTATAGACATTAAAATTGTAGTGAtatagtgtaaaaaaaaaaatgcacCTTGTATAAAAATTGAATTTATTTAATATTCgttaaaatttattgaattaaaattttaataattttcacATATTATGTTTTCGTAGATGTAAGTATTTTACATCATTGAATATTAAGTTAATCTACAACGGATAACTTTTCATAAGAATCCTAATGAGATAAAGGACAGTATGGGAAATATTAAGCTTTCGTTATGCGCGAAGTCCAGGGAAAGATCGGACCACAAGCGTCTATTGTACGGAGCTTTATCCTATATTTCTACAAGAGTTTGTTCACATGACAACAAATTTACCAATTACGCCAAAATTCCCCTTCAAAATCCTAAAGAGATAAACCTTACAAATATAGTAACATGTTGTAGTCCGGGTTCGAGCCCTAGGCATGGAATTTTTTTTGGTAGGGAGTGCTTCCTCCCCGAATGGAGCCCTACGCGGTACGAATCCAGATATAATCGGGCTCCAATGCATCCGGGAACCAAAAAAACATATAGAGACAGCGTTGCACCTTGTATTAAATTCATTTAATATtcgttaaaattttaataattttcagAGATGAATCTTAATGTACCTGGTCTAGGAGGTCGTGAGGGCATATTGGATTGCATCCAGGAGTTTGAATAGGTTCGGGAAGGTCAACGAACTCGCCGTTGACTTCCCGGTCAAGTGTTGGAAGATACAAAGAGAAAGCCATCAAAAGAGTAGAGGCAGTGAAGAAAGAGTAAACAGGAATTGAAACCTCTTTGCAAATCTCAAAAGCGTCAGTACAGAACAAATCAATGATCAAAGCTTTTGGGCGATGTGTTATTAGAAGTGAGGAGAGGTATTGTTTGAGTGATTCGCGGACTATGATAGAGAGTCGGGTGACTACTCTCATATCGTCGGTGAAAAATGAAGAGATGTTTTCCACCGGCGGGATTTCGACGGCATGGAAACCGGTGGGAAGGTTATCTGATCGGAAAAGTTCATTTTGTGCGGCGGAAGCTCCGGTAGTGATGACGAAGAAGCTGACGTGGAAGCCGTGGTTGATTACTAGGCGTTTGGCGAACTCAAAGAGTGGAATGATGTGTCCCATGCCAGGGCTTGGGAGGAACGCAACGTGCGGCTTCTCTTTCTGTTCAGCAGTCGCCATTGTTGTAGATTTGTCCATTAAAAGGAACAAATGAAAGTCCAAAACAATGAAAAGAGAATATGGTATGGTAACTGGAAATGATATGTGCTTTTATATAGAGAAATCGCTGTGAAGTTATTCTTCACAATTTTGATGATCAGAATATTATCTTTTTTTTCTCTGATAGTGTTGTGCGAGTTGTTTAATTATTCAGTATTCAAACTCTACGGACTCGATTAATTCAGATTCATATTTACTTTGAAGGTTATAACAGCAAAAAATATTTGGATTTCCCACCCGTCACAACCCGGGGTAGAAATTCTATAATCATCCGATCCATAATAAATGATCAATTTGTTTTGGGCACATCCATTAATGAAATATTAAATACTAGAcgaaaatagttagtgtgactaaacaTATTCTTCACTAAATATTGCATCATAGTTATAGTAGCACTTACTTATTTTCTTAATTGTGACAAGTAAATGACTTTTTAGGAATACGTATATAAGggtaattttagaaaaataaattaaattttttcttgattatataaatgaacacttattaaattattttagatcaaaataaaaaagcaaattgaTATTTATTTTGGACGGAGGGAAAAACACATAAGAATTAAAATTTCGGCGAGTGTAATAATTCTTAAAATTTTGACGATCAGAATGTTATGATTTTCTTGGTGTTCAGTTTGGTTAAATTTTTAATTGTCACTCCTGTTAGGCGAACTAAGTCAAGATTAGGCTGCTagaactaggggtgtacaaaagaAACCGATAAATCACATTAAGCCGATAATTCAAGttaaatcgaaaaaaaaaattaaatatggtttggtttgatttagtttagtgttggaaaaaaaacccaaccataattggtttggtttggttttaactaaagaaagtcaaaccaaaaccaaaccaaaccaacccgacattaaatatataaaatttttagatatatttaatatataaatatacttattgtaatgtaatttataaatatttcttaaaaaatttcataattttatcttttaaggtattatttcaaggttggacttagaacttttgaatgttccaataaattttatagccattaatattagtaaattaaataatgctaataaaagcccaaaccaaaatcaaatcaatactaatactaacaaaagacattcaattcaatactacgaacgggaatgtattgaatatctattttttgttttgcaataatttagatataaatgcataatctatttttattttttctttagcgtttagtcatgtaattaatactctcttatcagtctacttattttagtatGACTCAGTACtattagattatgtttatttttattatgactttttaattagcaatatttatattacataattttattgtctttaatgttgaatattttaggataatgccatgacacatctcatattttgtattattttattgaaaaatactttatatagttgtatcttactaggattaaagaaatattttgagcacaagttatatgttttgttctacgaagattttaccgaaaaaaacccgaataacccgaaaatccgagaaaactcgagattgaaaaacctgagttttattggtttggtttggtcttcaaatttaataacccgacacaattgatttgatttggtaattataaaatccgaaccaacccgacctatgtacactcCTAGTTAGAACATAAACATTTTGTTGCTCGTGTAATACAAGGGTCATCAATTTAGGTGTTGTgctaatttttttattatatttgatttttttaatttgttaaaGGAAAGGATAACATATTTACGATAATTGAGTTTTTCTTATAGTAGAAGAAATTATAAATTTCTCATATTTGTCTAGTTTCTTTtcttgaaggaaaatgttttgaCTGATATAAATTGGGGATCCTTcattctcattcagtagcatcgaCAATGTAGTCATAAGAAatttgagagtcttgtttaggtGAAGAACTTTTAAGGGCACGTATTAGTGTGTCACCTGTGTTTGCCTCTTTATGAGGTTATTCTCTCAAATtgtgtactctcttttatataatGGATTGCTCAGCTCCGTCGGTGGACATAGGTCAATTGAttgaaccacgttaaatatttgtgtctcttttgatatatttttctCCTGTTATCTGATTTATCGCCATTCAAGTGTTGCTTTACTAGCTTATGCGTGACACTTTATTATTTCGATCCTAACAATCGAAAcgcttaggggtcgtttggttggaatagggcttatgccggtataagttatattgggataagttatgcCGGGATTAGTTATGCcgggattgttgtttattcattgtttggtatgttgtattaagaatgataattgtataatttctaagaagaaagtATAAGTTATACCAGTGCTAATTACCCCTccctctataaggtataagttatcccgggataacttatacctggtttgctaaccaaacagagtattaaggtgatattaaatttttataccacccttataccttcttatacctcataccaaacgacccctaaatagGCGGTGTCAAATGGGGTTTTAGGTTATTTCAATTTCTTATACAAAATTATTTGATGGACTTTTATGTATAAAAGACATATCTCTACCGTGTAAAAATAAATCTCTCATGTGTGAAAAAAGAGATAGAatcataaaattaaaaacaagtttgtaaagaGCCAAAAAAATTAATGGACACGCTTAGGTCCATTAAAATAAAGTTTATGTTATGTATAGATCTTTTGTAGTTCAAACTTTGCACCTACTACAATCAAGAAATTATCATTGGAAAAAGCTCAACAAGAAAACTGACGACTACATTTAAAGTTGATGCTTTCTTTCTCAGAAAAGGAACGGCCTCCAATCTGGACTTTGGAGGGTACGTACTTCCCGCAGACAAGAAAATTAATGAGTTTAACTAATGTACATTCACGGtgtaattttttaaaatacaatatctggttattcaaaagattttttttttttaatacaatatCTGGTTATTCAAAAGCTAATTTCATGTAACCCATTATAAAAGGCGAAATTTgtaatcttaaaaataaaatatgttatCTATTATAACAGAAAAATATAACATGATTgtctaatttatttttttatatttttagtgtATATAAGTTGAACTCAAAATTTAATTACGACCACACTAGAGTTGTGAAACGTACGAATAACTTATTTCAATTCTTCGTTGAAGATATCAGTATTAACCCGCAAAacgatacagttgaatttgtaatgTGGTACAAATTGATTTGATCCCcatataataaattaatttaaataaagtgCAAAACTTAGTGATAAAATCAAGATAAGACAACATATAACTTGGTTCCGGAAGCAGACCTTCCAAAGGCAATAACGATAATATCAATGAATAAGAAATACTTTGttattgagcttagaataatgtaTAGCATatgtttgtcagaaaattcatccccttacaatggctgttgaaatcactatttatagttgcacttACGGAATACCAACCTAGGATCAAACccttcttaaatgacaattatggggccgttgaagaatgtgtaacagcAGGCTATGAATGCCATAATTTTCTATAACGAATTGTGTATTTAATAGTGCAGAATATTTTTCATTGAATGTTATCGGGTGGCAAGCAATCATTTGTCTTTATTAGCAATATTTCCTTCGGGAGCTTCCCGGTGTCAACCGAAACTGCTAGCCCGGTCTTGGTTTTCACCTGTCTTAACCTTCGTCTGTCTTTGATTCCACGTATCGCTCTATTATGCGAATATTTAATATGAATCGATTTTACGCTATAAAATCAGCTTCGAGAAATTAGATCGGCTCAAAGTCGGAGAAATCAGCTCCATTAAAAAGAATAACACTAATACATTATTAACTTTATGTTGGAGATCACTAACATTGCTCCGGCTCACAAAGTTCAAATTTTACCAGCTCAATTTCACAAGCTTAGGTTCAACTTCACAGATAATTGAACCTCAAATAGCTCAAGCTATACTTCAGAGGCTGCATATGAGTTCAGCTCAATCTCTTCAACGATTGCCCAAAAAAAATTGCCCGAAAAGACATCTTAAGGATTCAATGTAAACTTAGTTAAGAACATATATAATACAGTAAGTGTTTTATTAACGGATAAAAGAGATATTTAATTAATGGATTGACTGATTACTTATTCTTTCCAATTGTTTTATGGGCAAGGGGTCAAATATACCCATGTACTATGAGAAAAGATTTAAATATACCTTTCGTTATACTTTGAGTTTAAATATATCCCTGCCGTAATACTATTAGTTCAAATATTACACCTCTTCTGTTAAGTTTGTCCAAGGTGGACATCCAATTCTACGTGACATTTATATTTGATGAGGTAGAAGCAACATGACATGTCACCTCAACACGAATGGTATATTTAAATCTTTTGTCATAGTACATTATATATTCGGCCCTTTGCGTTGTTTCATTGATCCCAACTTGAGATATAGAAACCATTAAATTGATAACTTTATTCTTTCCAAGTCcccatttttttacttttttttattttgggtcTTCTTTAACTGTTGATTGCAGGACATAAACCCAAATGAATACTATAATCATAGTTAAGCCATACGAATATATGCATCGATCAGTAAACATATGACTACTTATTTTGCActactctttattttattttattttatgtaacgGCAGTATCCCACTTAGCTGCTTTACATATGTTGCAGTCTTATCTTTTGCTACTTACAATACTAGTGGAGAAAGTGAACCTGTAGATGCTATGCactaattataatattaaaattcTCTTAGATATTCTCTCCATTCAAGGCCACTATCataaatatttttgcatttaCAATATTAAAATTCTTAGAAATAGTCTGTCCAGTCATGTCCGACGAAATACAGATAGATTGATTAGATTCTCACGAGTCAATAATGAAGATCAACGATTCTCGACACAAATGAAAGTCTGTGATACTTAAGCAATGTAGAGTGACTTTTTCGTTAAGCACATAGATCAGCGGCTTTGGTGCATTAAAGAAAAAGTTAAGTGCATATCCATAAAATTAACCCCTAAAGAAGATCATTTTGCAAACTAGTGTCATAGCAACACAAACCAGAAAGGATATATCCTATTTTACTGCTAAATTGCTAATACAGCAATCAAACCGTAAAAATTGTACgggccctatttggtcgcccccatttaacctatacccattttttaaattttttttaatttatacccACTTTTAAAATAACTTCAAGCCCTTTCACCTCCTCCTtcgtatttttcttcttcttcttcttctttcttctgctgttgTTGGTGCTGCGATGAAACTTCAGTTATTAAAATTTTGGATAGACATATCTGGTTCAATGATAAGACTTTCTTACACTACTATATTCCAGTCAAGAAATACGAATGGATCTGCAAGTGGTCATTGCTTGGCACCATGTCCTTTTTCACCCTTAACTTCAGGCTGAAGTGAAAGCAATTCACCACAAATTTAGCATCTTACTCATGACAAAGAAACACCAAGTTACTTGTATAGTTGTATGCAATAAGAAATAAAATGTCCAttgcttatatagtgctgaagtttttacaaatgaactaaataactagAGTTGAAATTCGCCaattataaaacaaaaacttcagctctagaactgaagttcgccagttacaaaaacaaaaacttcagagttgaagtttgccagttacaaaacaaaaatttaaaacaaaaatgctcgccagttacaaaaacaaaaactctgaagttcgtcagttacaaaacaaaaacttcagctctagagctgaagttcgccagttacaaaaataaaaacttaagcaatgcaaatagagaacaaaactaaAGCTaatatgcttaagttcagcaattacaaataaaaacttcagcacacttggtttagcacacttgctacttcaggcccgtctactagaatgctgaagttttgcgtgattgtctttgctacttcagctccgtatgctgaagttatgtgAAAGCGCTTGCAATTTTTTTAACAAAGCGGGCACAAATTAAAACGTGACATAAAAAAGCGGATATAGATGTCAATCCCCCGTCAAATCAGACCAAAATCTTTGAGTATAGGCCCTAGAGAGAAGTAAGAGCTTCTCCGTAAACGTCAACGCATCTTCTGTAGATCAAGTAATCAACTTGGCGCGTCGCCTAAATTTTCAGGTTCACACAATATGGTCTCCTCTGTTCTATTGCTTCCAAGGTTAAAAAAAGTGCAGTAATTATATTGTGATCTCAGATCAAATCACGTTATGAATACAAAAATTGAAACAGTTAATTCAATGCCATCTGAGTGAGAATATTCATCATTTGGCAGTCAATGCTATGTTATGAACAAAGGAAAAACAGTATACACATAATtggtactccctccggtccaaaataagtgattttttggtttttttcttgtagtccaaaataagtaatttttccagatttcaagaatgaattaattatttttttcctacattgtccttggagtaactagtgttggaatatgtgttaggagtgtttatgtgagatagtaaaggttaatatggttaattccattgctaattaatgcaaaaaggtgaatttcttaatctgtgtgaaaacatccaaaaaatcacttattttggaccggagggagtatgtTTCAAGTGATAAATCAAGACTCAAAGTTGCACTTTCAAATATTGCCAACAGTTGCGGTTGCAACCCCTTTTGACATTCCTTATTTGTTAAAGTTCCCGCATCATTTGATACACTAATTTTAGCTTTAAAAAGGCAATTTGAGATTTGACCAGCATCCATCACATGGAGCTAGCTAATCAGGCTTCTCTAAGACTCATCAAATATCACAAACAGCTGGTGTAGGATCGAAAGATTCTACCTATTCTTGATAtgatactccctctgttccagtttatgtgaacctatttcctttttggtccgttccaaaaagaatgaaccctttctaaatttgataacaatttagcttaaagttgcaactctacccttaatgagaagcttttataaccacacaaaaactctgggccccatttggacttgtttaggaccacaaattccaaaagtcttcatttttttcttaaactccgtgcccaatcaAACAGGTTCACGTAAATTGGAACGGTGGAAGTAGTTAATATGCTTGCAGGGCCAAAAAACGTAAGAAACAAGAAGCATCCAATTTGTTAGAGAAGCTTTTTCCAACTAAATG is a genomic window of Nicotiana tabacum cultivar K326 chromosome 16, ASM71507v2, whole genome shotgun sequence containing:
- the LOC107775747 gene encoding hydroquinone glucosyltransferase-like, which gives rise to MDKSTTMATAEQKEKPHVAFLPSPGMGHIIPLFEFAKRLVINHGFHVSFFVITTGASAAQNELFRSDNLPTGFHAVEIPPVENISSFFTDDMRVVTRLSIIVRESLKQYLSSLLITHRPKALIIDLFCTDAFEICKEVSIPVYSFFTASTLLMAFSLYLPTLDREVNGEFVDLPEPIQTPGCNPICPHDLLDQVKDRKNDEYKWYLLHVSRIPLAAGIFVNSWDDLEPVTLEALKENSFFQNIPIPPVHTLGPLIKQDEVVTEKDAEILTWLDNQPSDSVLFVVFGSGGTLTSEQLTELAWGLEMSHQRFILVARKPSDASASAAYFNVGSDENDPLMYLPEGFAKKTEGRGLVVPSWAPQVAILNHPSTGAFLSHCEWNSTLESVVHGVPMIAWPLYAEQRMNAAFLAEEVGVTMKFPVAPGEELISRKEIEKMVRIVMEGEKGMAMRRRAQELKESAKIALHNGGSSDDSLCRVVQFWKSDQSLCS